In one Pseudomonas sp. Bout1 genomic region, the following are encoded:
- a CDS encoding FUSC family protein — MNKWITQSFGRLIGRFGMQPELQWPSRSALIFSLHTTTAALLALVIAQMLDLHHPWWAAMTVWLVAQPTRGLLIERIGARLIGTVVGAMAGGLLLTVFFDQQHWLMLVLAAWIAACAGYENLFRHFRNYGFVLAGYTAAIVALFGIQDPVLDVDLALGRIYCTVIGVLASACFSWTFTGKSASLESVYNRLDTLIVASVHYSLKRLQAGTAHDAKSFSALLQELAALDLCLDEIAAGSRTMRLRVFRTRDTLGALVDLLVSSHFDVGEKLRFPSDLLVATHPESAAAMVLAVINEVHKNTENLAAGTLFVEKLQRVFAALSACETPGREALQSTQQRDWHATCLAGSRPLIAMSIATAMWWGLGWSDGPMMDMTAVLFASLFSSHSHASAALKDVLVGSTAGAVLGVTCRFWLLPEVGTVWELALVIAPFLMIGALLMARPGTAKLAIDLNMTFLLIAQPGLQVDTSLEHTLLQMLAILGGVFTAVLTYRWLVPSSSGSQRKRLCKRIARLALKISDTPAPPAQARIYDQVRGLLTSLICLEKKASPRLIAAFECAAIAQLFAHHRTDEHHTLALHQQLENLATSRLASKKNTGADLL; from the coding sequence ATGAATAAGTGGATCACTCAATCATTCGGTCGCTTGATAGGCCGTTTTGGCATGCAGCCCGAGCTTCAGTGGCCTTCTCGGTCAGCACTGATTTTCAGTCTGCACACAACCACGGCAGCTCTCTTGGCGCTGGTCATCGCTCAAATGCTGGACCTGCACCATCCTTGGTGGGCTGCGATGACAGTCTGGCTGGTGGCGCAACCTACGCGAGGCCTCTTGATCGAACGCATCGGCGCGCGGCTGATCGGTACGGTGGTGGGAGCCATGGCAGGCGGACTTTTGCTGACGGTGTTCTTTGATCAGCAGCACTGGCTAATGCTCGTACTGGCAGCCTGGATCGCAGCGTGCGCCGGGTATGAAAACCTGTTTCGACATTTTCGAAATTACGGTTTTGTGCTGGCAGGCTACACCGCAGCGATCGTCGCGCTGTTTGGTATTCAAGACCCCGTGCTCGATGTGGACCTAGCCCTTGGCAGAATCTATTGCACCGTCATCGGCGTGTTGGCTTCAGCTTGTTTTTCATGGACGTTTACAGGCAAGTCCGCGTCCCTGGAATCCGTGTACAACCGACTCGATACGCTGATTGTGGCCAGCGTTCACTACAGCCTCAAAAGGTTGCAGGCAGGCACTGCACACGATGCCAAAAGTTTTAGTGCGCTGTTGCAGGAACTAGCGGCGCTTGATCTGTGCCTGGATGAAATTGCTGCAGGTTCTCGAACAATGCGTTTACGGGTCTTTCGCACTCGCGACACGCTGGGCGCGCTTGTCGATTTGCTCGTAAGTAGCCATTTCGATGTTGGCGAAAAACTCCGATTTCCCTCTGACCTGTTGGTAGCAACTCATCCTGAATCGGCAGCTGCAATGGTGCTCGCGGTGATCAATGAGGTCCACAAAAACACTGAAAACCTTGCCGCAGGCACGCTGTTCGTTGAAAAATTACAACGCGTCTTTGCAGCGTTGAGTGCTTGTGAAACGCCAGGCAGGGAAGCGTTGCAATCAACTCAACAGCGCGACTGGCACGCAACATGCCTCGCGGGCTCCAGACCCTTGATTGCGATGTCCATCGCCACCGCAATGTGGTGGGGCCTGGGTTGGTCAGACGGTCCAATGATGGACATGACGGCCGTGTTGTTCGCCTCGCTGTTCTCCAGCCATAGCCACGCCAGTGCGGCGTTAAAAGACGTACTTGTTGGTTCGACCGCTGGAGCCGTTCTTGGCGTGACCTGCCGTTTTTGGCTGTTACCTGAAGTGGGAACGGTGTGGGAGCTGGCCTTGGTTATCGCACCGTTTTTGATGATCGGAGCGTTGCTCATGGCTCGGCCCGGTACAGCAAAACTGGCCATCGACCTGAACATGACCTTTTTGTTAATCGCTCAACCTGGATTGCAGGTAGACACCTCCCTTGAACATACCCTGTTGCAGATGTTGGCAATTCTGGGCGGGGTGTTCACTGCCGTGCTGACCTACCGATGGTTGGTTCCTTCATCTTCAGGCTCCCAGCGCAAGCGCCTGTGCAAGCGCATTGCGCGGCTCGCACTGAAGATCTCGGATACACCTGCCCCACCTGCTCAGGCACGAATTTATGATCAAGTCAGGGGTCTTCTGACAAGTCTGATCTGCCTCGAAAAAAAGGCTTCTCCACGGCTCATTGCTGCGTTCGAATGCGCAGCGATTGCTCAGCTTTTCGCTCACCACCGAACTGATGAACATCACACCCTTGCACTGCACCAGCAATTGGAAAACCTCGCGACTTCCAGGCTGGCAAGCAAGAAGAATACTGGCGCTGACCTACTTTGA